The following coding sequences are from one Arachis hypogaea cultivar Tifrunner chromosome 7, arahy.Tifrunner.gnm2.J5K5, whole genome shotgun sequence window:
- the LOC112702195 gene encoding molybdopterin biosynthesis protein CNX1 isoform X2, whose protein sequence is MISVSDAFKAVLTAANRLPPVTLPLHDALGKVLAQDVLAPDPLPPYPASVKDGYAVVADDGPGEYPVIAESRAGNDALHVTLTPGTVAYVTTGGPIPEGADAVVQVEDTEKVENASGEQKRVKILVKTTKGNDIRRVGLDIEKDAIVLTSGERLGASEIGLLATVGVTMVKVYPTPTIAVLSTGDELVEPTTRQLNCGQVFLKPGKPLTFAEVDYQAKERKILAFGLPGNPVSSLVCFNLFVVPAIRKLAGWTNPHHLRVQARLHQPIKTDPFRPEYHRAIVTWTDNDGTGSPGFIAESTGHQMSSRLLSMKSANAFLELPPTGSVLSAGSVVSAIIISDLGPGAFSENCIPSDPVVVSGTKTRRITADSSPDSEVRVAILTVSDTVATGAGPDRSGPRAVSVVNSSSERLGGAKVVATAVAPDDVAKIQEFLKRWSDVEHVDLIITLGGTGFTSRDVTPEATKQLIEKETPGLLYVMTQESLKVTPSAMLSRAAAGIRGSTLIINMPGNPNAAAECMEALLPSLKHGLKQLKGEKREKHPRHVPHAEAVPVDVWEQSRKLAIGAGTDVSCSCCR, encoded by the exons ATGATATCCGTTTCCGATGCTTTCAAAGCCGTCTTAACCGCCGCTAACCGCCTTCCACCGGTGACACTTCCTCTCCACGACGCCCTCGGCAAGGTCCTCGCCCAGGACGTTCTTGCCCCTGACCCTCTCCCTCCTTACCCTGCTTCTGTCAAG GATGGTTATGCAGTGGTTGCTGATGATGGACCAGGGGAGTACCCTGTTATTGCTGAATCAAGAGCTGGGAATGATGCTCTTCATGTTACTCTCACCCCTGGAACTGTAGCATATGTTACTACTGGAG GGCCCATACCTGAGGGTGCTGATGCAGTTGTTCAGGTTGAGGATACTGAAAAGGTTGAAAATGCTTCAGGGGAGCAGAAGCGGGTGAAAATATTGGTAAAAACCACCAAAGGCAATGATATACGACGAGTG GGACTTGATATTGAGAAAGATGCAATTGTATTAACCTCTGGAGAAAGATTAGGTGCTTCAGAGATCGGCTTGCTTGCTACTGTTGGTGTAACCATGGTGAAG GTATACCCTACTCCAACAATTGCTGTACTTTCCACTGGAGATGAGCTTGTAGAGCCAACTACCAGGCAGCTTAATTGTGGTCAG GTGTTTCTTAAACCAGGCAAGCCATTGACATTTGCAGAGGTTGACtatcaagcaaaagaaaggaaaattttAGCTTTTGGTTTGCCTGGAAATCCTGTCAGCTCTCTAGTTTGCTTCAACCTCTTTGTGGTCCCTGCAATACGTAAACTTGCAGGATGGACAAATCCTCATCATCTGAG GGTACAAGCTCGGCTTCATCAGCCCATAAAGACTGATCCATTTAGACCGGAATATCATCGTGCCATTGTTACATGGACTGACAATGATGGAACAGGCAGTCCTGG TTTTATTGCTGAGAGCACTGGTCATCAGATGAGTAGTCGGCTACTTAGCATGAAGTCAGCTAATGCCTTTCTGGAGTTACCGCCAACAGGCAGTGTACTTTCTGCAGGGTCCGTAGTGTCAGCTATTATAATTTCTGACCTTGGACCTGGGGCTTTCAGCGAGAATTGTATACCATCAGATCCAGTTGTTGTGTCTGGAACTAAAACACGTCGAATAACTGCAGATTCTTCACCCGATTCTGAAGTCAGAGTGGCTATTCTTACAGTGAGCGATACAGTTGCAACAGGGGCGGGTCCAGATCGGAG TGGTCCCAGGGCTGTTTCTGTTGTTAATTCTTCCTCGGAAAGACTAGGAGGAGCAAAAGTTGTAGCTACTGCTGTGGCTCCAGATGATGTGGCAAAAATTCAGGAGTTTCTAAAAAGATGGAGTGATGTTGAACATGTGGATCTTATAATTACCCTTG GTGGGACCGGCTTTACCTCGCGAGATGTAACACCAGAAGCTACAAAACAGTTGATTGAGAAAGAAACACCTGGTCTTCTGTATGTAATGACGCAAGAAAGTTTAAAG GTGACGCCATCTGCAATGCTTTCGCGCGCTGCTGCTGGAATCAGAGGATCCACCTTG ATCATTAACATGCCCGGAAACCCAAACGCTGCTGCTGAGTGTATGGAGGCCTTATTGCCTTCACTTAAGCATGGTCTAAAGCAGCTTaagggagaaaagagagaaaaacatcCTCGTCATGTACCTCATGCCGAAGCAGTCCCTGTAGATGTGTGGGAACAGAGCCGGAAGTTAGCTATTGGTGCCGGCACTGATGTCTCTTGTTCCTGCTGCAGGTAA
- the LOC112702195 gene encoding molybdopterin biosynthesis protein CNX1 isoform X1 → MISVSDAFKAVLTAANRLPPVTLPLHDALGKVLAQDVLAPDPLPPYPASVKDGYAVVADDGPGEYPVIAESRAGNDALHVTLTPGTVAYVTTGGPIPEGADAVVQVEDTEKVENASGEQKRVKILVKTTKGNDIRRVGLDIEKDAIVLTSGERLGASEIGLLATVGVTMVKVYPTPTIAVLSTGDELVEPTTRQLNCGQIRDCNRAMLLAAASQHQCKIVDLGIAKDDEEVQGRILDNAFASGINILLTSGGVSMGDKDFIRPLLEKRGKVHFDKVFLKPGKPLTFAEVDYQAKERKILAFGLPGNPVSSLVCFNLFVVPAIRKLAGWTNPHHLRVQARLHQPIKTDPFRPEYHRAIVTWTDNDGTGSPGFIAESTGHQMSSRLLSMKSANAFLELPPTGSVLSAGSVVSAIIISDLGPGAFSENCIPSDPVVVSGTKTRRITADSSPDSEVRVAILTVSDTVATGAGPDRSGPRAVSVVNSSSERLGGAKVVATAVAPDDVAKIQEFLKRWSDVEHVDLIITLGGTGFTSRDVTPEATKQLIEKETPGLLYVMTQESLKVTPSAMLSRAAAGIRGSTLIINMPGNPNAAAECMEALLPSLKHGLKQLKGEKREKHPRHVPHAEAVPVDVWEQSRKLAIGAGTDVSCSCCR, encoded by the exons ATGATATCCGTTTCCGATGCTTTCAAAGCCGTCTTAACCGCCGCTAACCGCCTTCCACCGGTGACACTTCCTCTCCACGACGCCCTCGGCAAGGTCCTCGCCCAGGACGTTCTTGCCCCTGACCCTCTCCCTCCTTACCCTGCTTCTGTCAAG GATGGTTATGCAGTGGTTGCTGATGATGGACCAGGGGAGTACCCTGTTATTGCTGAATCAAGAGCTGGGAATGATGCTCTTCATGTTACTCTCACCCCTGGAACTGTAGCATATGTTACTACTGGAG GGCCCATACCTGAGGGTGCTGATGCAGTTGTTCAGGTTGAGGATACTGAAAAGGTTGAAAATGCTTCAGGGGAGCAGAAGCGGGTGAAAATATTGGTAAAAACCACCAAAGGCAATGATATACGACGAGTG GGACTTGATATTGAGAAAGATGCAATTGTATTAACCTCTGGAGAAAGATTAGGTGCTTCAGAGATCGGCTTGCTTGCTACTGTTGGTGTAACCATGGTGAAG GTATACCCTACTCCAACAATTGCTGTACTTTCCACTGGAGATGAGCTTGTAGAGCCAACTACCAGGCAGCTTAATTGTGGTCAG ATTAGGGACTGTAATCGTGCCATGCTGCTTGCAGCAGCATCGCAACATCAATGTAAAATTGTGGACCTTGGTATTGCGAAGGATGACGAAGAAGTTCAAGGAAGGATCTTAGATAATGCTTTTGCTTCTGGTATTAATATTCTGCTAACTTCAGGAGGTGTTTCTATGGGAGACAAAGATTTTATCAGGCCTTTGCTTGAAAAGCGTGGAAAAGTGCATTTTGATAAG GTGTTTCTTAAACCAGGCAAGCCATTGACATTTGCAGAGGTTGACtatcaagcaaaagaaaggaaaattttAGCTTTTGGTTTGCCTGGAAATCCTGTCAGCTCTCTAGTTTGCTTCAACCTCTTTGTGGTCCCTGCAATACGTAAACTTGCAGGATGGACAAATCCTCATCATCTGAG GGTACAAGCTCGGCTTCATCAGCCCATAAAGACTGATCCATTTAGACCGGAATATCATCGTGCCATTGTTACATGGACTGACAATGATGGAACAGGCAGTCCTGG TTTTATTGCTGAGAGCACTGGTCATCAGATGAGTAGTCGGCTACTTAGCATGAAGTCAGCTAATGCCTTTCTGGAGTTACCGCCAACAGGCAGTGTACTTTCTGCAGGGTCCGTAGTGTCAGCTATTATAATTTCTGACCTTGGACCTGGGGCTTTCAGCGAGAATTGTATACCATCAGATCCAGTTGTTGTGTCTGGAACTAAAACACGTCGAATAACTGCAGATTCTTCACCCGATTCTGAAGTCAGAGTGGCTATTCTTACAGTGAGCGATACAGTTGCAACAGGGGCGGGTCCAGATCGGAG TGGTCCCAGGGCTGTTTCTGTTGTTAATTCTTCCTCGGAAAGACTAGGAGGAGCAAAAGTTGTAGCTACTGCTGTGGCTCCAGATGATGTGGCAAAAATTCAGGAGTTTCTAAAAAGATGGAGTGATGTTGAACATGTGGATCTTATAATTACCCTTG GTGGGACCGGCTTTACCTCGCGAGATGTAACACCAGAAGCTACAAAACAGTTGATTGAGAAAGAAACACCTGGTCTTCTGTATGTAATGACGCAAGAAAGTTTAAAG GTGACGCCATCTGCAATGCTTTCGCGCGCTGCTGCTGGAATCAGAGGATCCACCTTG ATCATTAACATGCCCGGAAACCCAAACGCTGCTGCTGAGTGTATGGAGGCCTTATTGCCTTCACTTAAGCATGGTCTAAAGCAGCTTaagggagaaaagagagaaaaacatcCTCGTCATGTACCTCATGCCGAAGCAGTCCCTGTAGATGTGTGGGAACAGAGCCGGAAGTTAGCTATTGGTGCCGGCACTGATGTCTCTTGTTCCTGCTGCAGGTAA
- the LOC112702196 gene encoding uncharacterized protein, with the protein MDTKIQPIVDRIYEDFEPYYEWNKDEGCFTFMLPGFRRDHLKVQVTSKPALKLKGERQISPNRWRRFDLEFRIPSDYDLEKVSAKFEFEGSKLQVKFAKLDNKPKETTTNPAEEAVSSRPKEEATEKVHQQNAAQEEVGPKAKEDDAQARNDSEASDQKIPHKEEKEPSDEKVKNKTEASFKKVAQEKGKANNGITETKNAKLITRFKTKVLDFNQSLGPSNRVYNKEDKDTGINKRKRLVNCSLLTLLVVGIGLCAKTAFSSSRGGSKFQEK; encoded by the exons ATGGACACAAAAATACAACCAATAGTTGATCGCATTTATGAAGACTTTGAACCATATTATGAATGGAATAAAGATGAAGGGTGTTTCACTTTTATGCTACCAG GATTTAGAAGGGACCATCTGAAGGTTCAAGTgacatcaaaaccagccctaaaGCTGAAGGGCGAACGACAAATCAGCCCGAACCGATGGCGCCGTTTCGACCTGGAATTTCGCATTCCTTCTGACTATGACTtagaaaaagtgagtgccaagtTTGAGTTTGAAGGTAGCAAGTTACAAGTAAAGTTTGCCAAACTGGATAATAAGCCTAAGGAAACAACAACAAACCCAGCAGAAGAAGCAGTTTCTTCAAGGCCTAAGGAAGAAGCAACAGAAAAGGTTCATCAGCAAAATGCTGCACAAGAAGAAGTTGGCCCGAAAGCAAAAGAAGACGACGCTCAAGCAAGGAATGATAGTGAAGCCTCTGATCAAAAGATACCACATAAGGAGGAGAAGGAGCCAAGTGATGAGAAGGTAAAGAACAAAACAGAAGCAAGCTTTAAAAAGGTGGCTCAAGAGAAGGGCAAGGCTAATAATGGCATAACTGAAACCAAAAATGCCAAGCTTATaacaagattcaaaacaaaggtTTTGGATTTCAATCAGAGTTTAGGACCATCAAACAGGGTTTACAACAAAGAAGATAAAGACACGGGGATTAACAAGCGGAAGAGATTGGTGAACTGCAGTTTACTGACCTTATTGGTAGTGGGAATTGGGCTTTGTGCTAAAACTGCATTCTCATCATCTCGTGGAGGATCAAAATTCCAAGAGAAGTGA
- the LOC112701033 gene encoding uncharacterized protein: MAQSSAAPNRVYQDFEPFYEWNEDQATATLTVMLPGFRREQLKVQVTSKPVLRINGEREVTQNVWRRFAKEFNIPSYCDTNEVTAKFERGMLNVKFPKIQGSPPKPQEQANAITSAPEEPKTKLESSQPQPQPQPTQEAQLEPPMITKQEDDQQKLSKNENEFETKPKFRPQKFEPEPRASTPEVDEQNLSKSEKKSIIKEEKEKSKESTPSNNNQVVGDNDGDKKVKFKGLSNKEESSLLAPRVNEKQGAKMVQRLKTRVLDFTLSLRSSSDDDRNKDVDQCLVKGIIKKPKILMNIIVAILLVMVLGIYVKNAFKSSSSSQGEANFHQEF, translated from the exons atggcACAATCATCAGCAGCACCTAACCGTGTTTATCAAGATTTTGAACCATTTTATGAATGGAATGAAGATCAAGCAACTGCTACCCTCACTGTAATGCTGCCAG gATTTAGAAGAGAGCAATTGAAAGTTCAAGTGACATCAAAGCCTGTCCTAAGGATTAATGGTGAAAGAGAAGTCACTCAGAATGTATGGCGACGTTTTGCAAAAGAATTCAACATCCCTTCATATTGTGACACCAATGAGGTCACTGCCAAGTTTGAGCGTGGCATGCTCAATGTCAAGTTTCCCAAGATTCAAGGTTCCCCTCCTAAGCCACAAGAACAAGCAAACGCAATTACAAGCGCTCCGGAAGAGCCTAAGACAAAGCTTGAATCGTCTCAGCCTCAGCCTCAGCCTCAACCAACTCAGGAGGCTCAACTTGAGCCTCCTATGATAACAAAACAAGAAGATGATCAACAGAAGTTATCAAAGAATGAGAATGAGTTTGAGACTAAACCTAAGTTCAGGCCTCAGAAGTTCGAGCCTGAACCTAGGGCATCAACTCCAGAAGTGGATGAACAAAATTTATCGAAAAGCGAAAAAAAGTCAATTattaaagaagagaaagaaaagagcaaAGAATCAACACCATCTAATAATAACCAAGTGGTTGGTGATAATGATGGTGACAAGAAAGTGAAGTTTAAAGGCTtgtcaaacaaagaagaaagttcATTATTAGCACCAAGAGTAAATGAGAAACAAGGTGCTAAGATGGTTCAAAGGTTGAAAACAAGGGTGTTAGATTTCACCCTTAGTTTGAGATCATCAAGTGAtgatgatagaaacaaagatgTTGACCAATGTTTGGTCAAAGGAATAATTAAGAAGCCTAAGATATTGATGAACATAATTGTGGCCATTTTATTGGTTATGGTACTTGGAATCTATGTCAAAAACGCATtcaagtcatcatcatcatctcagGGAGAAGCTAATTTCCATCAGGAATTTTAA